The region CCGTGGCGACCGGCCTGGTGACGAGCCTCGCCCGCCCGGGGGCAAACGTCACGGGCGTCTCCTCCCACTCGGCCGAGCTGGGCGGCAAGCGCCTGGGGCTGATCCGCGAGGTGCTCCCCCGGGTGACCCGGATCGGGGCCCTCGTCCACGCCACCGACCCGTTCGCCGGACCGTTCCTGAAGGAGCTCGAGACCTCCGCCGCCGGCGCGGGGATGCAGATCCTCCCCATCGTGGTCCGCGGACCGGACGAGGTCGACCGCGCCTTCGCGGTCGTGACCAGAGAGCGACCGGGGGCCCTCGTCCTGCAGCCGATCCTCGCGACCCGACGGGCCGCCGAGCTGGCCGCGAAGCACCGGGTGCCCGCGATCTCCGAAGCCCGCGCCTTCGCCGATTCCGGAGGGCTGATGAGCTACGGCGCGAGCCTCGCCGAGAGCCGCCGGCGCGCCGCCGTGTACGTCGACCGGATCTTGAAGGGCGTCCGGCCCGCCGACCTGCCGATCGCGCAACCGACGCGATTCGAGCTGGTCGTCAATCTCGCGACGGCAAGGGCGCTGGGTCTGACCATTCCGCAGCCGGTCGTCCTCCGTGCGGACCACGTCATCTACCCGTGACGGAAGCCGCCCGCGGTCGCTGGCCTCGCCCGCCGGCGCGACGGTGAGGGACGCCCTCGACCTCCG is a window of Candidatus Methylomirabilota bacterium DNA encoding:
- a CDS encoding ABC transporter substrate-binding protein, translating into MGRATRALVAALVLTGTAAGQAKLPTVGVLLFATPEAFQNDFREGLRELGYVEGQNVAVEYRWAGGQAERLAALAADLVSRGVDVVVATPTPAVEAARRATSTIPIVMAPAGNPVATGLVTSLARPGANVTGVSSHSAELGGKRLGLIREVLPRVTRIGALVHATDPFAGPFLKELETSAAGAGMQILPIVVRGPDEVDRAFAVVTRERPGALVLQPILATRRAAELAAKHRVPAISEARAFADSGGLMSYGASLAESRRRAAVYVDRILKGVRPADLPIAQPTRFELVVNLATARALGLTIPQPVVLRADHVIYP